The following proteins come from a genomic window of Candidatus Bipolaricaulis sibiricus:
- a CDS encoding ABC transporter, substrate-binding protein (cluster 5, nickel/peptides/opines) translates to MHRTQVQFVALALVAALSVGGLAQQARTLVVGIESDALTLDPGNFRHRETETILRNMFDGLVTRTPDGRIVPELAESWERISPTEWVFYLRDGVTWHDGTPFTAADVVFTVERTVKEGRIAGLTSPRKGLLDPVTDAVALDRLTVKLITSVPFAALPSFLPHTLIVPQHYVEAVGDERFAANPIGTGPFRFVRWDRGQQVVMERYDAYYGGATDLPPVGPAPLDRVIFRVLPETSTRIAALRAGDIHIATRIPVDLIPEIEADPNLTVMSVRGTRSAFLEMNVNQPPFDDVRVRRAINYAIDVDTIVKFILNGLATPIPTIMSPDSPFYAPLTPYGYDPGKARALLAAAGYGAGFSVTIDTQPHFRDVALVIAEMLRDVGIDAKVQEWDWGLLQAELLAGRRMMHLGDWGNSTLEPNDIMIPKLVTGERGNFSGYSSRVLEALIDLAERGTVDPEVRRQAYQIAQQVIFDDAPMAFLWVAQESYGVSRRVVGWTPSPDSRINLHDVDLLP, encoded by the coding sequence ATGCACCGCACGCAGGTACAGTTTGTCGCGTTGGCCTTGGTGGCCGCGCTATCCGTTGGGGGCCTTGCCCAGCAGGCGAGGACCCTCGTGGTGGGAATCGAGTCCGACGCGCTTACCCTGGATCCGGGCAACTTCCGGCACCGGGAGACGGAGACGATTCTCCGGAACATGTTCGACGGGTTGGTCACGCGAACGCCGGACGGAAGGATCGTCCCCGAGCTCGCGGAGTCGTGGGAGCGGATCTCGCCCACGGAGTGGGTGTTCTACCTGCGCGACGGCGTGACCTGGCACGACGGGACCCCGTTCACTGCAGCCGACGTGGTGTTCACGGTCGAGCGGACGGTGAAGGAGGGGCGCATCGCTGGCCTCACCTCGCCCCGCAAGGGGCTTCTCGATCCGGTGACGGACGCGGTGGCCCTCGACCGGCTGACGGTCAAGCTCATCACCTCGGTTCCGTTCGCCGCGCTTCCCTCGTTCCTCCCCCACACGCTCATCGTCCCCCAGCACTACGTAGAGGCCGTCGGCGACGAACGGTTCGCGGCGAACCCGATCGGCACAGGGCCGTTCCGGTTCGTGCGCTGGGACCGGGGCCAGCAGGTGGTGATGGAGCGGTACGACGCCTACTACGGCGGGGCCACGGACCTGCCGCCCGTGGGGCCGGCGCCTCTGGACCGGGTCATCTTCCGCGTCCTTCCCGAGACCTCGACCCGCATCGCCGCGCTCCGCGCCGGAGACATTCACATCGCGACCCGGATCCCGGTGGACCTGATCCCCGAGATCGAGGCCGATCCGAACCTGACCGTGATGAGCGTGCGTGGCACCCGCAGCGCGTTCCTGGAGATGAACGTGAACCAGCCCCCGTTCGACGACGTGCGCGTGCGGCGGGCGATCAACTACGCGATCGACGTGGACACGATCGTCAAGTTCATCCTCAATGGGTTGGCGACCCCCATCCCGACGATCATGTCGCCGGATTCGCCGTTCTACGCGCCCCTCACGCCCTACGGGTACGATCCGGGGAAGGCGCGGGCGCTCCTCGCGGCGGCAGGCTACGGGGCGGGGTTCTCGGTCACGATTGACACGCAACCCCACTTCCGGGACGTGGCGCTCGTCATCGCCGAGATGCTGCGCGACGTGGGGATCGACGCCAAGGTCCAGGAGTGGGACTGGGGGCTTCTCCAGGCCGAGCTCCTCGCCGGGCGGCGAATGATGCACCTCGGCGACTGGGGCAACTCGACCCTCGAGCCGAACGACATCATGATCCCCAAGCTCGTGACGGGGGAGCGCGGGAACTTCAGCGGCTACTCGAGCCGCGTCCTGGAGGCGCTGATCGACCTCGCCGAGCGCGGGACGGTCGACCCCGAGGTCCGCCGGCAGGCGTACCAGATCGCCCAGCAGGTGATCTTCGACGACGCCCCGATGGCGTTCCTGTGGGTGGCTCAGGAGAGCTACGGCGTGAGCCGGAGGGTCGTGGGGTGGACGCCGAGCCCGGACAGCCGGATCAACCTCCACGACGTGGATCTACTCCCGTAG
- a CDS encoding Alpha,alpha-trehalose-phosphate synthase [UDP-forming] — protein MGRTIIVSNRLPVTAKQEEGSVQFVPSVGGLATGLRSVHASGEGRWVGWPGIAAEALRGKEGTVCRNLAELNCVPVSLTPRDVRDYYGGFSNRTIWPLFHYFTQHATYDRDHWAAYRRVNERFAAATAEIAEPGDTVWVQDYHLMLVPALVRARLPAVRIGFFLHIPFPSYEVFRLLPWRKEILEGLLGADLVGFHTHDYVGHFLDAVHAILGRGHAAGNVEGGERPVRADAFPMGIDYDRFRTAAEAPAVRREVGRIERHMGDRQVILSVDRLDYTKGVLERLEAFDLFLTENPSWRERVTLVLLLVPSRTRVEEYRDLKRKIDERVGRINGRHGSVGWIPIGYLYRSVPFERLVALYRAADVALVTPLRDGMNLVAKEYVACQVDGDGVLVLSEFAGAAQELGEALLVNPNDVPGMARAIGEALQMPRRERAERMRRMAEWVADHTVEGWAADFLAELAAHRLPDRAPQPLGGDGVARLDAKYAAAEARLLFLDYDGTLVPFAAIPGRAKPDRELRGLLARLAQDARNEVVIVSGRDRETLTAWLGDLDLALVAEHGAWVRERGGAWRATVARDGAWKQRVRPLLDRYVRRTPGACVEEKSFSLAWHYRRAEPYASQLRAPELRAALRDLAAELDLHVLEGDHVLEVKAGPFHKGHAAAHWLDKPWGFVLAAGDDRTDEDLFGALPRGSWTIKVGGGPSRAEYSVPSPREVRALLARLAGRR, from the coding sequence GTGGGCAGGACGATCATCGTCTCCAACCGGCTTCCGGTGACGGCCAAGCAGGAGGAAGGAAGCGTTCAGTTCGTCCCCAGCGTGGGGGGACTCGCCACCGGGCTCCGGTCGGTCCACGCCTCGGGGGAGGGCCGGTGGGTGGGCTGGCCGGGGATCGCCGCGGAGGCCCTGCGGGGGAAAGAGGGGACCGTTTGCCGGAACCTGGCGGAGCTCAACTGCGTGCCCGTGTCCCTCACCCCGCGCGACGTGCGCGACTACTATGGCGGGTTCAGCAACCGCACGATCTGGCCCCTGTTCCACTACTTCACCCAGCACGCCACCTACGACCGCGACCACTGGGCCGCCTACCGCCGGGTGAACGAGCGGTTCGCCGCCGCCACGGCCGAGATCGCCGAGCCGGGAGACACGGTCTGGGTGCAAGACTACCACTTGATGCTCGTCCCGGCGCTCGTCCGCGCTCGCCTCCCCGCGGTCCGGATCGGGTTCTTCCTCCACATTCCGTTTCCCTCCTACGAGGTGTTCCGGCTGCTGCCGTGGCGGAAGGAGATCCTGGAGGGGCTGCTGGGGGCCGACCTCGTGGGGTTCCACACCCACGACTACGTCGGGCACTTCCTCGACGCGGTCCACGCGATCCTCGGCCGCGGGCACGCCGCGGGGAACGTGGAGGGGGGCGAGCGGCCGGTGCGGGCAGACGCGTTCCCGATGGGGATCGACTACGACCGGTTCCGGACGGCGGCCGAGGCGCCGGCGGTCCGGCGCGAGGTGGGGCGGATCGAGCGCCACATGGGCGACCGCCAGGTCATCCTCTCTGTGGACCGCCTCGACTACACGAAGGGCGTCCTGGAACGGCTGGAAGCGTTCGACCTCTTCCTCACGGAAAACCCGTCGTGGCGGGAACGGGTCACGCTCGTCCTGCTCCTCGTCCCGTCCCGGACCCGGGTCGAGGAGTACCGGGACCTCAAGCGGAAAATCGATGAGCGGGTCGGGCGGATCAACGGCCGGCACGGGTCGGTGGGCTGGATCCCCATCGGGTACCTGTACCGCAGCGTGCCGTTCGAGCGGCTGGTCGCCTTGTACCGGGCGGCAGACGTGGCGTTGGTGACCCCGCTCCGCGACGGGATGAACCTCGTCGCCAAGGAGTACGTGGCGTGCCAGGTCGACGGGGACGGGGTGCTCGTCCTGAGCGAGTTCGCCGGGGCAGCGCAGGAGCTGGGGGAGGCGCTCCTCGTCAACCCCAACGACGTCCCGGGGATGGCGCGGGCGATCGGGGAGGCGCTGCAGATGCCGAGACGGGAGCGGGCGGAGCGGATGAGGCGGATGGCGGAATGGGTGGCCGACCACACGGTGGAGGGGTGGGCCGCGGACTTCCTGGCCGAGCTCGCCGCGCACCGTCTCCCGGACCGCGCGCCCCAACCCCTCGGCGGCGACGGGGTCGCACGCCTGGACGCCAAGTACGCGGCGGCGGAGGCGCGGTTGCTGTTCCTGGACTACGACGGGACCCTCGTCCCGTTCGCCGCGATCCCGGGGAGGGCGAAGCCGGACCGGGAGCTGCGAGGGCTCCTCGCGCGGCTGGCGCAGGACGCCCGGAACGAGGTCGTGATCGTGAGCGGGCGCGACCGGGAAACGCTCACGGCGTGGCTGGGGGACCTCGACCTGGCGCTCGTCGCCGAGCACGGGGCGTGGGTCCGGGAGCGGGGGGGCGCGTGGCGGGCCACAGTCGCCCGCGATGGGGCGTGGAAGCAGCGGGTACGGCCCCTCCTTGACCGGTACGTCCGGCGCACGCCGGGGGCGTGCGTGGAGGAGAAGTCGTTCTCGCTGGCGTGGCACTATCGCCGGGCGGAGCCCTACGCGTCGCAGCTGCGCGCCCCCGAGCTGCGGGCGGCGTTGCGCGACCTCGCCGCAGAGCTCGACCTCCACGTGCTCGAGGGCGACCACGTGCTCGAGGTCAAGGCGGGACCGTTCCACAAGGGCCACGCTGCCGCACACTGGCTGGACAAGCCGTGGGGGTTCGTCCTCGCTGCGGGGGACGATCGGACGGACGAGGACCTGTTCGGTGCCCTGCCCCGTGGGTCGTGGACGATCAAGGTCGGGGGCGGCCCGTCGCGGGCCGAGTACAGCGTTCCGTCCCCGCGCGAGGTGCGGGCGCTCCTGGCACGCCTCGCTGGTCGGCGCTGA
- a CDS encoding Cell division protein FtsI [Peptidoglycan synthetase], with protein sequence MVAEREMQVGAEMETRKGVYSNLAVISHQPDEFFIDFLLVDPQAQTPERGQAILVSRVILSPRHMKRLYEAIGENIEKYEKNLGKIVIPPKLG encoded by the coding sequence ATGGTCGCAGAACGAGAAATGCAGGTTGGAGCGGAGATGGAGACGCGGAAGGGGGTCTACTCGAACCTCGCCGTGATCTCCCATCAGCCGGACGAGTTCTTCATCGACTTCCTGCTCGTGGATCCCCAGGCCCAGACTCCGGAGCGGGGGCAGGCGATCCTCGTGTCACGGGTCATCCTCTCCCCCCGCCACATGAAGCGCCTGTACGAGGCGATCGGGGAGAACATCGAGAAGTACGAGAAGAACCTCGGGAAGATCGTCATCCCCCCGAAGCTCGGCTAG
- a CDS encoding Dipeptide transport system permease protein DppB has product MLGYILRRIAQAVPVFLGVTFVVFLLLYITPGDPVELYMGQAGTVSPEEIARIRHEFGLDRPFLEQYGRFVWGIARGDLGRSIVHRRPVAELIGERIPATLELSLFAALIALLVAIPAGVIAAVRRYSLLDSVGTLLSLVGVSMPGFWLGLILMILFSITLRVLPVAGRMSYGTGLEPRTGFLLLDAVLQGNGQAALDVLRHLVMPALAMSAGMMAMTMRITRSSLLETIRQDYVRTARAKGVPEGWVVLRHALRNALLPVVTSVALNLGALLGGNMVVETVFAWPGLGQRVVDAVKTRDFPLVQGCVLVYALIYVVLNLAADLSYAFLNPRISHGKEG; this is encoded by the coding sequence GTGCTCGGCTACATCCTGCGGCGGATCGCTCAGGCCGTGCCGGTCTTCCTCGGGGTGACGTTCGTGGTGTTCCTCCTCCTGTACATCACCCCCGGGGACCCGGTGGAGCTGTACATGGGCCAGGCCGGGACCGTGTCCCCGGAGGAGATCGCCCGCATCCGCCACGAGTTCGGGCTGGACCGGCCGTTCCTCGAGCAGTACGGGCGGTTCGTGTGGGGGATCGCGCGGGGGGACCTCGGGCGGTCCATCGTCCACCGCCGCCCGGTGGCCGAGCTGATCGGCGAACGGATCCCGGCGACGCTGGAGCTGTCCCTGTTCGCGGCCTTGATCGCCCTGCTGGTGGCGATCCCCGCCGGGGTGATCGCGGCGGTCCGCCGCTACTCGCTGCTCGACAGCGTGGGGACCCTGCTGTCCCTGGTCGGGGTGTCGATGCCCGGGTTCTGGCTGGGGCTGATCCTGATGATCCTGTTTTCGATCACGCTGCGGGTCCTTCCCGTGGCGGGGCGGATGTCCTACGGAACGGGCTTGGAACCTCGAACGGGCTTCCTCCTTCTCGACGCCGTTCTCCAGGGAAACGGGCAGGCGGCCCTCGACGTCCTGCGCCACCTCGTGATGCCGGCGCTGGCGATGTCGGCGGGGATGATGGCAATGACGATGCGCATCACGCGGTCGAGCCTCCTCGAGACGATCCGCCAGGACTACGTGCGCACGGCGCGGGCCAAGGGCGTTCCCGAGGGCTGGGTCGTCCTCCGCCACGCGCTACGGAACGCCCTGCTCCCGGTGGTGACCTCGGTCGCGCTCAACTTGGGGGCGCTGCTGGGGGGGAACATGGTCGTGGAAACGGTGTTCGCGTGGCCTGGTCTCGGGCAGCGGGTCGTGGACGCGGTGAAGACGCGCGACTTTCCGCTCGTCCAGGGGTGCGTCCTCGTCTACGCGCTGATCTACGTCGTGCTCAACCTGGCCGCGGACCTGTCCTACGCGTTTCTCAACCCGCGGATCTCCCACGGGAAGGAGGGCTAG
- a CDS encoding Efflux ABC transporter, permease/ATP-binding protein translates to MNGHHHHDHDEEQFGKAIDFRLLRRMIRFARPYRLLFVLAFLLAGGITVIELAMPYLVKTAVDSVLVLPWLEVRADAPPVAGAVPYEPGTFLVDGRTLPEPVRQALEEDGRVLRRFLVVPPGTAEAELARRYPEAFRVTAAGLAAPEEALRAIPAGDLLRLRLSAVQVLGILALAYLGFLVVRFLLSYGQVYTLQYAGQRILFDMRRAVFGHLLRLPMSYLDRQPVGRLVTRATNDVAAINEMFTQVLVRLLQDLLMIAGVLGIMFHLNVRLTLILLAFTPFILVLAFWFRKRAREAYSAARRVLARINAYIAESLSGMGIIQLFRQEKRSMDAFAEINQRFFRAQMRSITVYGVFGPVISVMQNIALALLIWYGGRGVLSGVFTLGALVAFTSYIRMLFQPMVNLSEQYNILQAAMVAAERIFGILDEKPEPTGSRALPTLRGEIEFQNVWFAYNDEDWVLKDVSFKVTPGERVAIVGPTGSGKTTIVGLTLGFYRPQKGRVLVDGVDLTELDLSDYRRKLALVPQEVFLFSGDVAENIRMWDGVVPADVAQEAAKAVGVHDHLAQLPEGYGTQVKERGVRLSVGERQLLSLARAVAADPKFIVLDEATANIDSQTEAQVQGALERVLAGRTSIAIAHRLSTIRNADRVLVIHDGKLVEQGPVEELLAKKGLFWALWQLQFAGGEARSEP, encoded by the coding sequence ATGAACGGACACCACCACCACGACCACGACGAGGAGCAGTTCGGCAAGGCGATCGACTTCCGCCTCCTGCGGCGGATGATCCGGTTCGCGCGGCCGTACCGGCTTCTATTCGTGCTGGCGTTCCTTCTCGCGGGCGGGATCACCGTGATCGAGCTCGCGATGCCGTACCTCGTGAAGACAGCCGTCGACTCGGTCCTCGTCCTGCCGTGGCTCGAGGTCCGGGCCGACGCCCCGCCGGTCGCGGGCGCGGTTCCCTACGAGCCGGGAACGTTCCTCGTCGACGGGCGGACCCTCCCCGAGCCGGTGCGGCAGGCCCTGGAGGAGGACGGCCGCGTCCTCCGGCGGTTCCTCGTCGTTCCCCCCGGCACCGCGGAGGCCGAGCTCGCCCGCCGGTACCCAGAGGCGTTCCGCGTCACCGCGGCCGGCCTCGCGGCCCCCGAGGAGGCGCTGCGGGCCATTCCCGCCGGCGACCTCCTCCGGCTGCGCCTGTCGGCGGTCCAGGTGCTGGGCATCCTCGCCCTCGCCTACCTCGGGTTCCTCGTCGTGCGGTTCCTCCTCTCCTACGGCCAGGTGTACACGCTCCAGTACGCCGGGCAGCGGATTCTCTTCGACATGCGGCGGGCGGTGTTCGGCCACCTCCTGCGGCTGCCGATGAGCTACCTCGATCGCCAGCCGGTGGGGCGGCTTGTCACCCGGGCCACGAACGACGTGGCGGCGATCAACGAGATGTTCACCCAGGTTCTCGTGCGCCTGCTGCAGGACCTGCTGATGATCGCCGGGGTATTGGGGATCATGTTCCACCTCAACGTGCGGCTGACCCTGATCCTGCTCGCGTTCACCCCGTTCATCCTTGTGCTCGCGTTCTGGTTCCGCAAGCGGGCCCGCGAGGCGTACAGCGCGGCGCGGCGGGTGCTGGCCCGGATCAACGCCTACATCGCCGAGTCCCTGTCCGGGATGGGGATCATCCAGCTCTTCCGCCAGGAGAAGCGGAGCATGGACGCGTTCGCCGAGATCAACCAGCGCTTCTTCCGCGCCCAGATGCGGTCGATCACCGTGTACGGGGTGTTTGGGCCGGTGATCTCCGTGATGCAGAACATCGCCCTGGCCCTCCTCATCTGGTACGGGGGCCGGGGGGTCCTGTCCGGGGTGTTCACCCTGGGGGCGCTCGTCGCGTTCACGAGCTACATCCGCATGCTGTTCCAGCCGATGGTGAACCTGTCCGAGCAGTACAACATCCTCCAGGCGGCGATGGTCGCCGCGGAGCGGATCTTCGGAATCCTCGACGAGAAGCCGGAACCGACCGGGAGCCGGGCCCTGCCCACCCTCCGCGGCGAAATCGAGTTCCAGAACGTGTGGTTCGCCTACAACGACGAGGACTGGGTGCTGAAGGACGTGTCGTTCAAGGTCACCCCGGGCGAGCGGGTGGCGATCGTTGGCCCCACGGGGTCGGGGAAGACGACGATCGTCGGGCTCACGCTCGGGTTCTACCGGCCGCAGAAGGGGCGCGTGCTCGTGGACGGGGTCGACCTGACCGAGCTCGACCTCTCCGACTACCGCCGCAAGCTTGCCCTCGTCCCACAGGAGGTGTTCCTGTTCTCCGGCGACGTGGCGGAGAACATTCGGATGTGGGACGGAGTTGTCCCCGCCGACGTGGCCCAGGAGGCGGCGAAGGCGGTTGGGGTCCACGACCACCTCGCCCAGCTTCCCGAGGGGTACGGGACCCAGGTCAAGGAGCGTGGAGTGCGGCTGTCGGTCGGAGAGCGGCAGCTGTTGTCCCTTGCCCGGGCGGTGGCCGCCGACCCCAAGTTCATCGTTCTCGACGAGGCGACGGCGAACATCGACTCCCAGACCGAGGCCCAGGTGCAGGGGGCGTTGGAGCGGGTGCTGGCGGGGCGAACCTCGATTGCGATCGCCCACCGGTTGAGCACGATCCGCAACGCCGATCGCGTCCTCGTGATCCACGACGGGAAGCTCGTCGAGCAGGGCCCGGTGGAGGAGCTTCTCGCCAAGAAGGGCCTGTTCTGGGCCCTGTGGCAGCTCCAGTTCGCGGGCGGCGAGGCGCGCTCCGAACCGTAG
- a CDS encoding Efflux ABC transporter, permease/ATP-binding protein MdlA, which yields MRGIFRELWRYRWRLLAGVLALFVVDALQLIAPLIVRSAVDDLVAGTGAGLVRYALYLTAIAVVVFGFRFVWRILLFGAGRLIERDMRNRLYAHLLTLSPAYYVEHSTGDLMAHATNDLEAVRRSCSMGVLMASDAVIMISFSLAAMVGISPLLTLYAFIPLPFITVAVMGFGKLIHRRFERAQAAFSALTERVREALSGIRLLRAFAREGGIEGAFAQTNRENVEANLSLTRAWGVFEPMVGLLAGLGTAIIVWFGGRGVLGGTLSLGGLVAFTSYLGMMVWPMMAIGWIVNTLQQGAASMKRLDKIFAERPEITSPARPVPLPPSRRIEFQNLTFAYPGTDRPALRDLKLVVEEGMTLGVVGLTGSGKSTLVRLLPRLYDPPPGTVLLGGVDVRQLDLGELRAQIAMAPQDVFLFSATLRENIAYGRPDANDDAVREAARLAGLEEEIAAFPDGLDTLVGERGVTLSGGQRQRVGIARALLLDAPILILDDVLSSVDAQVEEAILGHLRRVLTRRTAIVVAHRITAVRDADHIIVLDGGRIVEEGDHAHLVRQGGLYARLNELQQALVR from the coding sequence ATGCGCGGCATCTTCCGAGAGCTGTGGCGGTACCGGTGGCGCCTGCTCGCAGGCGTTCTTGCTTTGTTCGTGGTCGACGCCCTCCAGCTCATCGCCCCGCTCATCGTGCGCAGCGCGGTGGACGACCTCGTGGCAGGGACGGGCGCTGGTCTTGTTCGGTACGCCCTGTACCTCACCGCGATCGCCGTCGTCGTGTTCGGGTTCCGGTTCGTGTGGCGGATCCTCCTGTTCGGTGCGGGGCGCCTGATCGAGCGGGACATGCGCAACCGCCTCTACGCCCACCTCCTCACCCTGTCCCCCGCGTACTACGTTGAGCACTCCACCGGCGATCTGATGGCCCACGCCACGAACGACCTCGAGGCGGTCCGCCGCTCGTGCAGCATGGGCGTGCTCATGGCCTCCGACGCGGTGATCATGATCTCGTTCTCGCTCGCGGCGATGGTCGGGATCTCGCCGCTCCTCACCCTGTACGCGTTCATCCCGCTCCCGTTCATCACCGTGGCGGTGATGGGGTTCGGGAAGCTCATCCACCGCCGGTTCGAGCGGGCCCAAGCCGCGTTCTCGGCCCTCACCGAGCGCGTGCGGGAGGCCCTGTCGGGGATCCGCCTCCTGCGGGCGTTCGCCCGCGAGGGGGGGATCGAGGGGGCGTTCGCCCAGACGAACCGCGAGAACGTGGAGGCGAACCTGTCCCTCACCCGGGCGTGGGGGGTGTTCGAGCCGATGGTGGGGCTGCTGGCCGGCCTCGGCACGGCGATCATCGTTTGGTTCGGCGGGCGGGGCGTGCTGGGGGGCACGCTGAGCCTGGGCGGACTCGTCGCGTTCACGAGCTACCTCGGGATGATGGTGTGGCCGATGATGGCGATCGGCTGGATCGTGAACACCCTCCAGCAGGGCGCGGCGTCGATGAAGCGGTTGGACAAGATCTTCGCCGAGCGGCCCGAGATCACGAGCCCGGCGCGGCCCGTTCCCCTTCCCCCCTCGCGGCGGATCGAGTTTCAGAACCTCACCTTCGCCTACCCGGGCACGGACCGGCCGGCCCTGCGCGACCTGAAGCTCGTGGTCGAGGAAGGGATGACCCTCGGGGTGGTCGGCCTCACCGGGTCGGGGAAGTCGACCCTCGTCCGGCTCCTGCCGCGGCTCTACGATCCTCCGCCGGGGACGGTGCTCCTTGGGGGAGTCGACGTTCGGCAGCTCGACCTGGGCGAGCTCCGGGCCCAGATCGCGATGGCCCCCCAGGACGTGTTCCTGTTCTCGGCCACCCTGCGCGAGAACATCGCCTACGGCCGCCCCGACGCGAACGACGACGCCGTGCGCGAAGCAGCGCGCCTCGCGGGCCTGGAGGAGGAGATCGCCGCCTTCCCCGACGGCCTGGACACGCTCGTCGGTGAGCGGGGGGTGACCCTGTCCGGCGGGCAGCGGCAGCGGGTGGGGATCGCCCGCGCGCTCCTCCTCGATGCGCCGATCCTCATCCTCGACGATGTGCTGTCGTCGGTCGACGCCCAGGTCGAGGAGGCGATCCTCGGCCACCTGCGCCGCGTCCTGACCCGACGGACGGCGATCGTCGTCGCCCACCGGATCACCGCGGTGCGCGACGCCGATCACATCATCGTCCTCGACGGCGGGCGGATCGTCGAGGAAGGCGACCACGCCCACCTCGTCCGGCAGGGCGGCCTCTACGCCCGGCTGAACGAGCTTCAGCAAGCCCTGGTGCGATGA
- a CDS encoding Mobile element protein, which translates to MGPHLRVGVDVGAKSHHVGIADREGRILENFVIPHSQEGFARFFSRVEKHSSKLGVPVVVAMEGLNGWSRPLDQMILARGYRLYNVNNLKLARFREIFPGGAKTDALDVRKILELWHLQDHLPVAKDVLQEVPEAPPENQKLKRLTRRRRQLVNEKVRVVNRMQSDLLAVCPELLAITGDATNLWFLRFVASRDDLRELRQTPRNEVLAIRGIGKKYAGVIAQWQKKARFSAEAEYVGPMIVADARRLLEVLREIATLEEAIEGLVASSPLAQRIDSIPGFGAISSGELAGEIGTMDRFHSERSLALYLGMCPLDHQSGEHKGSKRPRQVNRRAKATMMTAVARHMAKVPQSRAYYEKKRAEGKKHNQAVRALGRHLVRVMWAMLTQGRDYELREDSCPG; encoded by the coding sequence ATGGGGCCCCATCTTCGTGTAGGCGTGGATGTAGGCGCGAAGTCTCACCATGTGGGGATCGCGGATCGGGAAGGGCGGATCCTGGAGAACTTCGTCATCCCCCACTCCCAGGAGGGCTTTGCCCGGTTCTTCTCACGGGTGGAGAAGCACTCCTCGAAGCTGGGCGTTCCTGTGGTGGTGGCGATGGAGGGTCTCAACGGGTGGAGCCGTCCGTTGGATCAGATGATCCTTGCGCGCGGGTACCGGCTGTACAACGTGAACAACCTGAAGCTGGCCCGGTTCCGAGAGATCTTCCCGGGAGGGGCGAAGACCGATGCCTTGGATGTGCGCAAGATCCTGGAGCTGTGGCACCTCCAGGACCATCTTCCCGTGGCCAAGGACGTTCTTCAGGAGGTGCCCGAGGCGCCTCCCGAGAACCAGAAGCTGAAGCGGCTCACCCGTCGCCGCCGGCAGCTCGTGAACGAGAAGGTGCGCGTGGTGAACCGGATGCAGAGCGATCTTCTGGCGGTGTGCCCGGAGCTACTGGCGATCACCGGCGACGCGACCAACCTGTGGTTCCTGCGGTTTGTCGCCAGCCGGGACGACCTGCGGGAGCTCCGTCAGACGCCCAGGAACGAGGTGCTGGCGATCCGGGGGATCGGGAAGAAGTACGCCGGGGTCATCGCCCAGTGGCAGAAGAAGGCGCGGTTCTCAGCGGAGGCAGAGTACGTGGGGCCGATGATCGTCGCGGATGCGCGGAGGTTGCTGGAGGTGCTCCGGGAGATCGCGACGTTGGAGGAGGCGATCGAGGGCCTCGTCGCGAGCTCTCCCCTGGCCCAGCGGATCGACTCGATCCCCGGGTTCGGTGCGATCTCGAGCGGGGAGCTGGCAGGGGAGATCGGGACGATGGATCGGTTCCACTCGGAGCGGAGCCTGGCCCTGTACCTGGGGATGTGCCCGCTTGACCACCAGTCGGGGGAGCACAAAGGGAGCAAGCGGCCGCGGCAGGTGAACCGGCGGGCGAAGGCAACGATGATGACGGCGGTGGCCCGGCACATGGCAAAGGTGCCTCAGTCACGCGCCTACTACGAGAAGAAGCGAGCAGAGGGGAAGAAGCACAACCAGGCGGTGCGAGCGCTGGGCCGGCACCTGGTGCGGGTGATGTGGGCGATGCTGACGCAGGGTCGTGACTACGAGCTCCGGGAGGACTCATGCCCCGGTTGA